A part of Desulfovibrio sp. JC010 genomic DNA contains:
- a CDS encoding PAS domain S-box protein: MFSYEMLAVFTLLVLLAGVYLILRLKNEINERKAVEAALSASEKKFRMAFDTSPNAFSITTLPGGVYVDINRNFTVFSGYEPEDVLGKSVLELNMWRDEAKRNELLSGLQEKGYVKELEAEFVAKDGSIVYGSLTASIVKLDGVPHVMAMVRDITAQVMAERKSRELEEVLANHVETQRLIVETSTNLFYSHDIDNKFTYVSPQSDVYLECSPEEAQVSWFDFASNNPINRKAHEYTEKAIATGERQPPYEFEVKGRNGKITLMEVREAPVVKDGRTVAIVGSLADITERKRMEKILNEENRFLDDLLKAIPVSIGVKNEEGVFISCNPAYAKAAGLPMEQIIGSTTYDIYSAEVAEIFAEEDRLALESGEGRSFDLSGMNYMGEQKTYQFVKTPFLGIEGKHPGVISVGIDMTERKQTEMDLIEAQKSAEKANEAKSAFLANMSHEIRTPINGLMGVLQLMEISNDQDELHSYVNTALQSTRRLNRLLSDILDLSKVEAGKFSINNENFEPAGCLSEIIQLFEPMAAAKGIALELVVDPEVPYSLVGDYQRLQQILSNLAGNAIKFTNQGSVKVEVSALSSVRDGWCRLLFAVSDTGVGIPVEAQDKLFNAFVQGHDEQQRFGGTGLGLVISRRIAELMGGSMALESEENVGSTFYVQLSFEIAEASEYCPEGQNEFSPAGLKVLLADDDPVSRQIASLLLEKMGCHVLAVEDGKKVLSALNIGDFDLLLIDIQMPVMDGPEAAKQIRSGCCGEQHRDIPIIALTACAMAGDRERFMEAGMSGYVEKPLEVKLLGKELQRVYKK; the protein is encoded by the coding sequence ATGTTTTCTTACGAAATGCTTGCAGTGTTTACGCTGCTGGTGCTTCTTGCGGGTGTTTATCTTATTCTGCGCCTTAAGAATGAAATCAATGAAAGAAAAGCAGTGGAAGCTGCACTTTCCGCAAGTGAAAAGAAATTTCGTATGGCTTTTGATACCAGCCCCAACGCCTTTAGTATTACCACTCTGCCTGGTGGTGTTTATGTGGATATTAACCGGAATTTCACAGTATTTTCAGGTTATGAGCCTGAAGATGTTTTGGGTAAATCTGTTCTTGAGTTGAATATGTGGCGGGATGAGGCCAAAAGGAATGAGCTTCTCTCCGGATTGCAGGAGAAAGGCTATGTTAAGGAGCTGGAAGCTGAGTTTGTAGCTAAAGACGGGAGCATCGTATACGGTTCTTTGACCGCCAGTATTGTTAAGCTTGACGGAGTTCCGCATGTGATGGCCATGGTCAGGGACATTACAGCACAGGTGATGGCGGAAAGGAAAAGCAGGGAGCTGGAAGAGGTACTGGCTAACCATGTGGAAACCCAGAGACTTATTGTGGAAACTTCTACCAACCTTTTTTATTCACACGACATAGATAATAAATTTACCTACGTAAGTCCGCAGTCTGATGTCTATCTGGAGTGCTCTCCGGAAGAAGCGCAGGTCAGCTGGTTTGATTTTGCCAGCAATAATCCGATTAACCGGAAAGCGCATGAATATACCGAGAAGGCTATTGCCACAGGTGAACGGCAGCCTCCCTATGAGTTTGAGGTGAAGGGGAGAAACGGTAAAATTACCCTGATGGAGGTCCGCGAAGCTCCGGTGGTGAAAGATGGCCGCACTGTGGCCATTGTCGGCTCACTGGCAGACATAACTGAGCGGAAACGGATGGAAAAAATCCTCAATGAAGAGAACCGTTTTCTTGATGATCTTTTAAAAGCGATTCCCGTTTCCATCGGGGTAAAAAATGAAGAAGGCGTCTTTATCAGTTGTAACCCGGCCTATGCCAAGGCTGCCGGACTGCCCATGGAGCAGATTATAGGTTCGACGACCTATGATATCTACTCTGCGGAGGTGGCAGAGATATTTGCAGAAGAGGATCGGCTGGCCCTTGAAAGCGGGGAGGGACGTAGTTTTGATTTAAGCGGAATGAACTATATGGGTGAGCAGAAAACCTATCAGTTCGTGAAAACCCCATTTCTGGGTATTGAAGGGAAGCATCCCGGAGTGATCAGTGTCGGAATTGACATGACCGAGCGTAAGCAGACTGAAATGGACTTGATTGAGGCTCAGAAGTCGGCGGAAAAGGCCAATGAAGCCAAGTCCGCTTTTCTGGCTAATATGAGTCATGAAATCCGCACCCCGATTAATGGGTTGATGGGGGTATTGCAGCTCATGGAGATTTCCAATGATCAGGATGAATTGCATTCGTATGTCAACACTGCGCTCCAATCAACGCGGCGTCTTAATCGTCTGCTTTCCGATATTCTGGACCTCTCCAAGGTGGAAGCCGGTAAATTTTCCATTAATAATGAAAATTTCGAGCCTGCCGGGTGTTTAAGCGAGATTATACAGCTGTTTGAACCCATGGCGGCAGCTAAGGGCATCGCACTTGAACTGGTTGTAGATCCAGAGGTCCCGTATAGCCTTGTGGGGGATTACCAGCGTTTGCAGCAGATTCTCAGTAACCTTGCCGGGAATGCCATCAAGTTTACAAATCAAGGCAGCGTGAAGGTGGAAGTCAGTGCCCTCAGTTCCGTAAGAGATGGGTGGTGCAGGCTTCTTTTTGCGGTTTCGGATACCGGGGTGGGAATTCCGGTCGAGGCGCAGGATAAATTGTTCAATGCTTTTGTTCAGGGACATGATGAGCAGCAACGTTTCGGAGGAACCGGGCTTGGGCTGGTGATTTCCCGGCGCATAGCGGAATTAATGGGCGGCAGCATGGCTCTTGAAAGCGAGGAAAATGTCGGCTCTACTTTTTATGTCCAGCTTTCCTTCGAAATTGCGGAGGCTTCTGAATACTGTCCTGAAGGGCAGAATGAGTTTTCACCTGCGGGACTCAAGGTACTGCTGGCGGATGATGATCCTGTGTCCCGGCAGATTGCTTCCCTGTTGCTGGAAAAAATGGGCTGCCACGTCTTGGCTGTTGAGGACGGCAAAAAGGTTCTTTCCGCACTGAATATCGGCGATTTTGATCTGCTG
- a CDS encoding MBL fold metallo-hydrolase, giving the protein MQLTVLMDNNTIIDRYLLGEPGLSFHIATKQKNILFDAGYSDAFIHNASRMGIDLLKLDSIVLSHSHMDHSWGLAPLFRLFTEAMIEGLGTPKPEFTAHPDVFLSRTVDGLPEIGSFLTEASVANFCSMQLSKTPVRTTDRLVFLGEIPRSNNFENLAPMGKIRTSDGIADCYIQDDSAMAYRTDEGLVIITGCSHAGICNIIEHAREICGEERIKDVIGGFHLLNPPEEQMEGTLEYFSRLNAERVFACHCTDLKSKIKLSAVTNICEVGVGLKLDY; this is encoded by the coding sequence ATGCAACTGACAGTTTTAATGGACAACAACACCATCATCGACAGATATCTGCTGGGGGAACCCGGACTCAGCTTTCATATTGCGACCAAACAGAAAAACATCCTCTTTGATGCCGGATACAGCGATGCATTCATCCACAACGCATCCAGAATGGGCATCGATCTGCTGAAACTTGACTCCATCGTACTCTCCCACTCCCACATGGACCACAGCTGGGGGCTGGCCCCGCTATTCCGGCTTTTCACCGAAGCTATGATTGAAGGACTGGGTACCCCGAAACCTGAATTCACAGCCCACCCTGATGTTTTTCTCAGCCGCACAGTGGACGGGCTGCCGGAAATCGGCTCATTCCTCACCGAAGCAAGTGTAGCCAACTTCTGCTCCATGCAACTGTCCAAAACTCCTGTCCGGACAACCGACCGTCTTGTCTTTTTGGGAGAAATTCCACGCAGCAACAACTTTGAAAACCTTGCTCCCATGGGAAAAATCAGGACATCGGACGGAATTGCCGACTGCTACATTCAGGACGACTCGGCCATGGCCTACCGCACCGATGAAGGACTGGTCATCATCACCGGATGCTCCCACGCAGGAATCTGCAACATCATCGAACATGCCCGCGAGATCTGCGGCGAAGAACGCATCAAGGATGTCATCGGCGGATTCCACCTGCTTAATCCGCCGGAGGAGCAGATGGAAGGCACGCTGGAATACTTCAGCAGACTAAATGCAGAAAGGGTCTTTGCCTGCCATTGCACTGACCTGAAATCAAAAATCAAGCTTTCCGCAGTAACCAATATCTGCGAGGTGGGCGTGGGACTGAAGCTGGATTACTAG
- a CDS encoding acyltransferase codes for MKKIFKYKLDAIEELVESGLTPEKVNDILFQFGTNPMESEVLENLLLYNETLPMAEEYPFTEHERFMHFLWDTFDKLPMCLVVPFAIPFRRMMAEHMFKSCGEGLIVEENVRFNFFKRIEVGEHSFLNRNIFLDSKGGISIGDYVGIAENVNIFTHSHSESSHMERTYMPVRIDSYAKVYSGASILPGVTIGREAIVASGATVTHDVPAGMVVAGIPAKVIRERSTSGKHGEELDHLWLY; via the coding sequence ATGAAAAAAATATTTAAATATAAACTGGACGCAATTGAGGAACTTGTCGAAAGCGGACTTACTCCGGAAAAAGTCAATGATATCCTGTTTCAGTTTGGGACGAACCCCATGGAGAGTGAGGTTCTGGAGAATCTTCTGCTCTACAACGAGACCCTGCCAATGGCTGAAGAATATCCGTTCACGGAGCATGAGCGGTTCATGCATTTTTTGTGGGATACTTTTGACAAACTGCCCATGTGTCTGGTGGTGCCGTTTGCCATTCCGTTTCGGCGTATGATGGCCGAACATATGTTCAAATCATGCGGAGAGGGATTGATTGTGGAAGAAAATGTCCGGTTCAATTTTTTCAAGCGGATTGAAGTGGGGGAGCACAGTTTTCTCAACCGCAATATTTTTCTGGACAGCAAAGGCGGCATTTCCATTGGGGATTATGTGGGCATAGCAGAAAATGTTAATATTTTTACGCACAGCCACAGCGAATCATCTCACATGGAGCGAACTTACATGCCTGTGCGTATTGATAGCTACGCCAAAGTTTATTCCGGGGCTTCCATTCTGCCCGGCGTTACCATCGGCCGGGAGGCAATTGTCGCTTCAGGAGCTACGGTCACCCATGATGTCCCGGCAGGGATGGTGGTTGCCGGGATTCCGGCAAAAGTTATCCGCGAACGCAGTACATCCGGCAAACATGGCGAGGAGCTGGACCATCTCTGGCTGTACTAG
- a CDS encoding nucleotidyltransferase substrate binding protein, with product MSWIVAQQTHLPDEQGKYMHKDIRWKQRFSNYLRALERLTKAVDLAGERELSDLEEQGMIQGFEFTHELAWNVLKDYLQHQGISNLIGPKDAVRSAFQNGLIDNGEVWMTMILDRNRSSHTYNEETAKEIATRILEDYHPAFQQIAERFKTIRDEAGDE from the coding sequence ATGAGCTGGATTGTTGCACAGCAAACGCACCTGCCTGATGAACAGGGGAAATATATGCATAAAGACATCCGCTGGAAACAACGTTTCAGCAACTACTTAAGAGCACTGGAAAGACTTACTAAAGCAGTTGACCTTGCCGGAGAACGTGAGCTTTCCGACCTTGAAGAACAAGGCATGATCCAAGGGTTCGAATTCACTCACGAACTGGCTTGGAACGTTTTAAAAGACTATTTACAGCATCAGGGAATCAGCAATCTCATTGGACCCAAGGATGCTGTCCGTTCAGCTTTCCAAAACGGACTGATAGACAACGGTGAAGTATGGATGACCATGATTCTGGACCGGAACCGCTCTTCTCACACATATAATGAAGAAACAGCAAAGGAAATTGCCACAAGAATTCTGGAAGATTACCACCCCGCATTTCAGCAGATAGCTGAAAGATTCAAAACAATTCGTGATGAAGCCGGAGACGAGTAA
- a CDS encoding nucleotidyltransferase domain-containing protein, which produces MRFGLSEEVIQKICIVIHSCPSVEKVILYGSRAKGNHKPGSDIDLSLAGDSITATERDRILIELDDLFLPYSIDLNLLSKINHKELREHIERVGIEFCTC; this is translated from the coding sequence ATGCGTTTTGGACTCAGCGAAGAAGTCATTCAAAAAATATGCATTGTGATTCATAGCTGCCCATCAGTAGAAAAGGTAATCCTGTATGGATCACGGGCCAAAGGCAACCATAAGCCCGGGTCAGATATCGACCTCAGTCTTGCTGGAGACAGCATCACTGCCACAGAACGTGACCGCATTCTTATAGAACTTGATGATCTTTTCCTGCCGTACTCCATTGATCTCAATCTACTTAGCAAGATAAACCATAAAGAATTACGTGAACATATCGAACGTGTTGGTATTGAATTTTGTACATGCTAA
- a CDS encoding methyl-accepting chemotaxis protein: MKFKDWSLKNKIIIPTFCVVALILAASTWVMTDQARTLAVKQATHAADIEAQGYGNGISETLSKALTVTRTLASMFEVGANYKYTPDREALDAVLIKVLKRHPGLSGAWCTFPGKTSYDDREEEYMDKYKGAYRNWYYRDGGKIAESFVGDEDLTGQAWFEKPMAGNVETLSEPYPWEVDGKTFWLCSTGYPVKKKGLNIGIVGVDFYLNDLLETVSKIKPFETGYAFLMTNEGTIVAHPDPDLQTKNISESVDSKEKSNIENAIRNGKTYSYVGKSPVTGVLEYITYAPIKVGKTSYPWSIALVIPMDKVKAQANAIAQKSIIISVVAVLLLLGILFVLAGVISKPILKTADYTTKVADGDLDADLDIHQKDEIGRMADSMRDMVGELKKTIIKAEDETRKAEDESAKAREATAEAEKARAKADMARTEGLHLAADRVEQVLQHVVSASEQMSVQSNEMLQGSEIQSDRISSTATAMEEMNATVLEIARNAGDAAGASTEAQDKAKDGASVVDKSKSALGQTVEEVNNLKGNMEELDKQAKGTEAIIGTITDIADQTNLLALNAAIEAARAGEAGRGFAVVADEVRKLAESTMTATGEVSNSIGAIQRVAGENIRSMETVYKRIEEANEFSESSGVVLQEIVSGAEESAVQIQSIATAAEQQSATSEEINSSVEEISRITAETASGAREFAMALESMAEQVSELQKIVEDLKAE, from the coding sequence ATGAAGTTCAAGGACTGGAGCCTGAAAAACAAAATTATCATACCCACATTCTGCGTGGTGGCATTGATTCTTGCCGCCAGCACCTGGGTAATGACCGATCAGGCCAGAACTCTGGCTGTAAAGCAGGCCACCCATGCCGCAGATATTGAAGCCCAAGGCTACGGCAACGGAATTTCTGAAACCCTTAGTAAAGCCCTCACCGTAACCAGAACCCTAGCCTCCATGTTCGAAGTTGGGGCGAACTATAAATATACACCGGACCGCGAAGCTCTTGATGCAGTCCTGATCAAAGTCCTCAAGCGCCACCCCGGTCTTTCCGGCGCATGGTGCACCTTTCCCGGTAAAACTAGCTATGATGACCGGGAAGAAGAATATATGGATAAGTATAAGGGAGCGTACCGCAACTGGTACTACCGGGACGGCGGAAAAATTGCAGAATCCTTCGTAGGTGATGAAGACCTCACCGGACAGGCATGGTTTGAAAAACCCATGGCCGGAAATGTTGAAACTCTCTCCGAACCCTATCCCTGGGAAGTGGACGGCAAAACATTCTGGCTCTGCTCCACAGGTTACCCGGTAAAGAAGAAAGGTCTCAACATAGGCATTGTCGGAGTTGATTTCTATCTCAACGACCTACTGGAAACTGTCTCGAAAATTAAGCCCTTTGAAACCGGCTATGCTTTCCTGATGACCAACGAAGGAACCATAGTGGCTCACCCCGACCCTGACCTGCAGACCAAAAACATTTCAGAGTCGGTCGACAGCAAAGAGAAAAGCAACATTGAAAACGCCATCAGGAATGGAAAAACATATTCTTATGTAGGCAAATCTCCGGTTACCGGAGTGCTTGAATATATCACCTACGCCCCCATCAAGGTGGGCAAGACCTCTTATCCGTGGTCCATCGCACTGGTTATCCCCATGGATAAAGTTAAAGCGCAGGCCAATGCAATTGCCCAGAAAAGTATAATTATCAGCGTGGTTGCCGTACTTTTACTGCTGGGAATCCTATTTGTACTGGCCGGGGTGATCAGCAAACCGATCCTCAAGACTGCCGACTACACCACTAAAGTGGCAGACGGTGACCTTGATGCGGACCTCGACATCCACCAGAAGGATGAAATCGGACGCATGGCTGACTCCATGCGTGATATGGTCGGGGAACTGAAGAAGACTATCATCAAGGCAGAAGATGAAACCCGCAAAGCAGAGGATGAATCCGCCAAGGCCCGTGAAGCCACTGCCGAGGCGGAAAAAGCACGAGCCAAAGCGGACATGGCCCGCACCGAAGGTCTGCATCTTGCCGCCGACCGGGTGGAGCAGGTTTTGCAGCACGTGGTTTCCGCATCCGAGCAGATGTCCGTGCAGTCCAATGAAATGCTGCAGGGTTCTGAAATCCAGAGCGACCGCATTTCCTCCACTGCCACGGCCATGGAAGAAATGAATGCCACCGTACTGGAAATCGCCCGCAATGCCGGGGATGCCGCCGGAGCAAGTACCGAAGCTCAGGACAAGGCCAAAGACGGAGCATCCGTTGTGGATAAATCCAAATCCGCCCTCGGACAGACCGTAGAAGAGGTCAACAACCTCAAGGGTAACATGGAAGAACTGGACAAGCAGGCCAAGGGCACTGAAGCCATCATAGGCACCATTACCGATATTGCCGACCAGACCAACCTGCTGGCCCTGAACGCCGCCATCGAAGCGGCCCGTGCAGGTGAGGCAGGACGCGGATTCGCGGTTGTCGCTGATGAAGTGCGCAAGCTGGCGGAAAGCACCATGACCGCCACCGGGGAAGTATCCAATTCCATCGGTGCTATCCAGCGCGTGGCCGGTGAAAACATCCGCTCCATGGAAACAGTCTACAAACGCATTGAGGAAGCCAACGAATTCTCGGAAAGCTCCGGTGTAGTATTACAGGAAATCGTAAGCGGAGCCGAGGAAAGCGCGGTCCAGATCCAGAGCATCGCCACCGCAGCCGAGCAGCAGTCCGCCACATCCGAAGAAATAAACAGCTCAGTAGAGGAAATCAGCCGCATCACCGCTGAGACAGCCAGTGGAGCCCGTGAATTCGCCATGGCCCTTGAATCAATGGCCGAACAGGTGTCCGAACTGCAGAAAATTGTTGAGGATTTGAAGGCGGAATAA
- a CDS encoding aldo/keto reductase translates to MNNISIPYLQMNDGHTVPSLGFGTYKLNGSSGVETMVKALKAGYRLLDSAFKYENEGAVGEAVRRSGIPREQIQVTSKVPGLRHRYNEALYSVEESLYRAGLDYYDFYLIHWPNPSQDLYVEAWQALIEARKRGLVRSIGCSNFLPEHMQRLIDETGVVPAVNQIELYPYFIQQGQREWHDQHGIITQSWSPLGRDSSAMREPVINTIAEKHGRSAAQVILRWHIQLGALPIPKATSPSRQLENLSVFDFELSSDEMSVISALDRPDGRRKDQHPAYYEEY, encoded by the coding sequence ATGAATAATATTTCCATACCTTATCTGCAGATGAATGACGGTCATACCGTCCCCTCACTGGGATTCGGAACTTACAAGCTGAACGGTTCTTCCGGGGTGGAAACCATGGTTAAGGCCCTCAAAGCCGGATACCGGTTGCTGGATTCAGCTTTCAAATATGAAAATGAAGGTGCGGTGGGCGAGGCTGTCCGGCGCAGCGGGATTCCCCGTGAGCAGATTCAGGTGACCTCCAAGGTCCCCGGACTGCGCCACCGCTACAATGAAGCCCTGTATTCAGTGGAGGAATCCTTATACCGGGCCGGGCTGGATTATTACGATTTCTATCTCATTCATTGGCCCAACCCCAGTCAGGATTTGTATGTGGAAGCATGGCAGGCCCTGATCGAGGCCCGAAAAAGGGGGCTGGTCCGTTCTATCGGCTGCAGCAATTTCCTGCCCGAGCACATGCAGCGTCTGATTGATGAAACCGGGGTTGTTCCGGCGGTGAACCAGATTGAGCTGTATCCGTATTTCATTCAGCAGGGCCAGCGTGAATGGCATGATCAGCACGGTATTATCACCCAATCATGGAGCCCTCTCGGAAGGGACAGTTCAGCCATGCGGGAGCCTGTTATCAATACCATTGCCGAGAAGCACGGCAGGAGTGCGGCGCAGGTAATCCTGCGCTGGCACATCCAATTGGGAGCACTGCCCATACCCAAGGCTACTTCTCCGTCCCGGCAGCTGGAAAATCTCAGTGTTTTTGATTTTGAACTGAGCAGCGATGAAATGTCCGTCATCAGCGCGCTGGACAGACCGGACGGCAGGCGCAAGGATCAGCATCCTGCTTATTATGAGGAGTATTAA
- a CDS encoding MGMT family protein: MGRTVFTEKVIEVIKAIPEGKICSYGKVAAMAGNSRGARQVVRILHTSSQKEGLPWQRVVNREGCISLKKGQGYERQRELLEREGVVFELDGHIDIETYLWTGEFYE; encoded by the coding sequence GTGGGCAGGACTGTTTTTACTGAAAAAGTTATCGAAGTAATCAAGGCTATTCCCGAGGGGAAAATATGTTCTTACGGCAAAGTTGCCGCCATGGCCGGCAATTCCCGCGGGGCGCGGCAGGTTGTGCGTATTCTCCACACCTCTTCGCAAAAAGAAGGTTTGCCGTGGCAGCGGGTGGTCAATCGTGAGGGATGCATATCTCTGAAAAAAGGGCAGGGCTACGAAAGGCAGCGCGAACTGCTTGAGCGCGAAGGCGTTGTTTTTGAACTGGACGGACACATTGATATTGAAACCTACCTCTGGACAGGAGAGTTTTATGAATAA
- a CDS encoding AraC family transcriptional regulator translates to MNKGTIRYLRPAAIEGLEIQEVINSNHSFPNHTHGFHSVGVMEAGGCYCRQPGSGSSFVRGGEIALFNPGLVHSGVITDSDTRITYRVFSFDNRLFEKALRDLNEKDGLPEFNSVVTEDKLTSSTLTDLNYAASGVKSRLAIDTALARAAAALLTRHCETQSKVPKTAEPGAVKKAREYLHENLSEKVALEELAQATGLSRYHLLRVFRKTTGLPPHSYHLQLRIEHAKRLLRSGLPFAETALQSGFSDQSHFTNTFRRYTGATPSQYTNI, encoded by the coding sequence ATGAATAAAGGGACAATCAGATACCTGCGGCCCGCTGCAATAGAGGGCCTTGAAATACAGGAAGTCATCAATTCCAACCACTCCTTCCCCAACCACACCCACGGATTCCACTCTGTCGGCGTAATGGAGGCAGGCGGCTGCTATTGCCGTCAGCCCGGTTCGGGAAGCTCTTTTGTGCGTGGCGGGGAAATTGCCCTTTTCAACCCCGGCCTCGTTCATTCCGGAGTCATAACCGATTCCGATACCCGCATCACCTACCGGGTCTTCAGCTTTGACAACCGGTTGTTTGAAAAGGCCCTGCGCGATCTGAACGAAAAAGACGGCCTGCCGGAATTCAACTCCGTGGTAACTGAAGATAAGCTGACCAGCTCCACCCTGACCGACCTGAACTACGCAGCATCCGGGGTCAAAAGCAGGCTGGCCATTGATACCGCCCTTGCCCGTGCCGCAGCAGCCCTTTTGACCCGCCACTGTGAAACACAGTCCAAAGTGCCCAAAACAGCAGAACCCGGAGCGGTAAAAAAAGCCCGCGAATATCTGCATGAAAATCTTTCTGAAAAGGTAGCCCTGGAAGAACTGGCTCAGGCCACCGGACTTTCCCGCTACCACCTGCTGCGTGTATTCAGGAAAACTACAGGGCTTCCGCCCCACAGCTACCATCTGCAACTGCGCATTGAACACGCTAAGCGGCTGCTCCGATCCGGCTTGCCCTTTGCCGAAACAGCTCTGCAAAGCGGTTTTTCAGATCAGAGCCACTTCACCAATACCTTCCGCCGCTACACGGGCGCGACTCCCTCGCAGTATACGAATATTTAG
- a CDS encoding DMT family transporter — translation MNATNSNKNILPVLAILAAVLLWGSSFAAMKHLVGTLNPWAVMWMRVGFATLILTPFMGRLAGPVKKGKDRLALAFMALFMPCLYFLFESYALTYTTATQAGLISASLPLMVSVGAGFFFKEKTTLAGWIGLALSMLGVAALTLSGNPSGNASNPALGNLLELIAMGCAAGYMLLVKRLSANYGAWTLTTVQNAAGCIFFLPGLYLLFRDGLGAAPVQILIMAGYLGIFVTLGAFLLYNIGMCKLPAGKASAFINLVPAIAAFFGWFLLGETLNSVQLLASAVIFAGVALAQYGGKIEWNRIPFLKLAPNQNN, via the coding sequence ATGAACGCTACCAATTCCAATAAAAACATACTTCCCGTGCTTGCCATACTCGCCGCCGTGCTGCTCTGGGGCAGTTCATTTGCGGCCATGAAACATCTGGTGGGAACATTGAACCCGTGGGCGGTCATGTGGATGCGCGTGGGCTTTGCCACCCTTATCCTGACCCCTTTCATGGGCCGTCTGGCCGGGCCGGTAAAAAAGGGTAAAGACCGACTGGCTCTGGCATTCATGGCCCTGTTCATGCCCTGCCTGTATTTCCTTTTTGAATCATATGCCCTGACTTATACCACAGCCACGCAGGCCGGACTTATATCCGCCTCGTTGCCGCTGATGGTTTCAGTGGGCGCGGGATTCTTCTTCAAGGAAAAAACAACTCTTGCAGGATGGATCGGACTGGCCCTGTCCATGCTGGGGGTAGCAGCCCTGACCCTGAGCGGTAATCCTTCCGGCAATGCCAGCAACCCCGCTCTCGGCAACCTGCTGGAACTTATCGCCATGGGATGTGCCGCCGGATACATGCTGCTGGTCAAAAGGCTCTCCGCCAACTACGGAGCATGGACCCTGACCACAGTACAAAATGCGGCCGGCTGCATCTTCTTCCTGCCCGGACTGTACCTGCTTTTCAGAGACGGACTGGGGGCAGCCCCGGTTCAGATTCTCATCATGGCCGGATACCTTGGAATATTTGTCACCCTCGGGGCCTTTCTGCTCTACAATATAGGCATGTGCAAACTCCCGGCGGGCAAAGCCTCGGCCTTCATCAATCTTGTTCCGGCCATTGCCGCATTTTTCGGCTGGTTCCTGCTTGGCGAAACCCTGAACTCCGTCCAGCTGCTGGCCTCGGCTGTAATCTTTGCAGGAGTGGCACTGGCCCAATACGGCGGCAAGATTGAATGGAATAGAATTCCGTTTCTTAAACTGGCACCAAACCAGAATAATTGA
- a CDS encoding BMP family protein, protein MKKLLAVILFLSFTIGTACAEQPVVGFVTGASGLGDLSYNDMSYGGIRKAQQEFNFKLIVMEPEKDGESTIEDFTKLINQSDILILIGAQHAKLVKTTAPKFPDKKFIISEVPVDGLNNVSSVSFKQGEGSFLAGALAAMCSKTGIIGYIGGTPVPQVREFEQGYVAGAKYAVPGIEVKTAYVSPLGDFSGFNAPAKGYNMAMGQYNDGADVIFTVAGLTGNGVIEAARRSGKYAIGVDSDQDSLAKGFVLTSMIKKMDITAYNELKAIMQGKFTPGPTSYGIKEGGVSLSEMKYTRDKIPAGVLEKVEDIRKKIINGEIKFEFREDAQ, encoded by the coding sequence ATGAAAAAATTACTTGCCGTCATTCTATTCCTCTCTTTCACTATAGGCACCGCCTGTGCAGAACAACCAGTTGTCGGCTTTGTCACCGGTGCTTCCGGACTTGGAGATCTTTCTTATAATGACATGTCCTATGGCGGAATCCGCAAGGCACAGCAGGAATTCAATTTCAAACTGATTGTCATGGAACCGGAAAAAGACGGCGAGTCCACAATTGAAGATTTCACCAAACTGATCAATCAGTCCGACATCCTCATCTTGATCGGAGCCCAGCATGCTAAACTGGTAAAAACAACTGCCCCAAAATTCCCGGACAAAAAATTTATCATCAGTGAAGTTCCGGTTGATGGCCTGAACAATGTCTCCTCCGTTTCCTTTAAACAGGGTGAAGGGTCATTTCTGGCCGGAGCTTTGGCCGCCATGTGCAGCAAGACTGGAATAATCGGCTACATAGGAGGAACCCCGGTTCCGCAGGTTCGCGAGTTTGAACAGGGATATGTTGCCGGAGCCAAATATGCTGTGCCGGGTATTGAAGTAAAAACTGCTTATGTCAGCCCCTTGGGAGACTTTTCCGGATTCAATGCCCCGGCCAAAGGTTACAATATGGCCATGGGCCAGTACAATGACGGGGCTGACGTGATCTTCACCGTGGCCGGGCTGACCGGAAACGGAGTAATCGAAGCCGCAAGACGAAGCGGTAAGTACGCAATCGGTGTTGATTCCGATCAGGATTCACTGGCCAAAGGATTTGTGCTGACCAGCATGATAAAAAAAATGGATATCACCGCCTACAATGAATTAAAGGCAATCATGCAGGGCAAATTCACTCCCGGCCCCACCAGCTACGGGATCAAAGAAGGCGGTGTATCCTTAAGTGAAATGAAATATACCCGCGATAAAATTCCTGCAGGAGTTCTGGAGAAAGTTGAAGATATCAGAAAAAAAATAATTAACGGCGAAATAAAATTTGAATTCAGGGAAGATGCTCAATAG